The following coding sequences lie in one Cyanobacterium sp. Dongsha4 genomic window:
- a CDS encoding DUF3685 domain-containing protein has translation MSINESQSSINVILLDEDPIFSLGLKEVCKDEIYQDISIVATGKLKDIFSLIKSYNCDLVAVALDWEKYPDRVKKFFQDLSLLVKEYPELNILLMVNPRGLIYDLTFFSIVKGYCYKNIEIDELIQIIRVCAKGEQYLTQNQGLLGNQNNFNSWLALQCQGGIKEIERQIKEINNYTESHRLSPADVIYWHGRKRELKLAKWLINRFLSESDRTLLNFQLNFNQTSISKNDDNKNKVKKQDKNNAKTEKSNAIILVNQPENVYDLTLLKIQKSLKNYTKKIQATDILINSKQKELLIIILQEWQELILETEKLQLNREELEKRVETFVKELWQNSTLKFLQRYLPSSVENESKQNLELVNLIINQGEKLATNELIKIPFIQDFLVYEIEKKEITIDNFTYFYGEENSQEVEEIILQNTILNIANCTVEFTLNNFADSSILKHNIFQPELKSSRKVAMFRNNLVWKYRREKYWQNPKNIFEDQYEMLRLTHEGIVCCQITHPRYQELNTIKGIPWGVTILIELRDSLAKGVKSLGDSLGKLLVYLLTEVVGKSLGLIGKGILQGIGSRMKN, from the coding sequence ATGTCTATTAATGAGTCTCAATCCTCAATCAATGTCATTTTACTAGATGAAGATCCTATTTTTTCTTTAGGGTTAAAAGAGGTTTGTAAAGATGAGATTTATCAAGACATTAGTATTGTCGCTACAGGAAAATTAAAAGATATTTTTTCTCTGATCAAAAGTTATAATTGTGATTTAGTTGCCGTCGCTCTTGATTGGGAAAAGTATCCTGATAGGGTGAAAAAATTTTTCCAAGATTTATCTTTATTGGTTAAAGAATATCCAGAATTAAATATCTTATTAATGGTCAATCCGAGAGGATTAATTTATGATTTAACTTTCTTTTCTATTGTTAAAGGGTATTGTTATAAAAATATTGAAATTGATGAGCTAATTCAAATTATTCGAGTTTGTGCGAAGGGAGAACAATATTTAACTCAAAATCAGGGCTTATTAGGCAATCAAAATAATTTCAATAGTTGGTTAGCCCTTCAATGTCAGGGAGGAATAAAGGAAATTGAGAGACAAATAAAAGAGATTAATAATTATACCGAAAGTCACCGATTATCCCCCGCAGATGTTATTTATTGGCATGGTAGAAAAAGAGAATTAAAGTTAGCAAAATGGCTGATTAATCGTTTTCTCTCAGAGAGCGATCGCACTTTATTAAATTTTCAACTAAACTTTAATCAAACATCAATTTCAAAAAATGATGATAATAAGAATAAAGTAAAAAAACAAGATAAAAATAATGCGAAAACAGAAAAATCAAATGCTATTATTCTTGTTAACCAACCTGAAAATGTGTATGATTTAACCTTGTTAAAAATTCAAAAAAGCCTTAAAAATTACACAAAAAAAATCCAAGCAACAGATATATTAATAAATAGTAAACAGAAAGAATTATTAATTATAATTTTACAAGAATGGCAAGAATTAATATTAGAAACAGAAAAATTACAACTTAATAGAGAAGAACTAGAAAAAAGAGTTGAAACCTTTGTTAAAGAATTATGGCAGAACTCAACCCTGAAATTTTTACAAAGATACTTACCATCATCGGTAGAAAATGAATCGAAACAAAATTTAGAATTAGTGAATCTCATTATTAATCAGGGAGAAAAACTAGCAACGAATGAGTTAATAAAAATCCCTTTTATTCAAGACTTTCTTGTCTATGAAATAGAAAAAAAAGAAATTACCATTGATAATTTTACTTACTTTTATGGCGAAGAAAATAGTCAAGAAGTAGAAGAAATTATTTTACAAAACACTATCTTAAATATAGCTAATTGTACTGTGGAATTTACCCTTAACAATTTTGCTGATAGCTCTATTCTTAAACATAATATTTTCCAACCAGAATTAAAATCTTCTCGTAAAGTGGCAATGTTTCGCAATAATTTAGTTTGGAAATATCGCAGAGAAAAATATTGGCAAAATCCTAAAAATATATTTGAAGATCAATATGAAATGTTAAGATTGACCCATGAAGGAATAGTCTGTTGTCAGATTACTCATCCCCGTTATCAAGAACTAAATACCATTAAGGGAATACCATGGGGTGTTACTATTTTAATTGAATTAAGAGATAGTCTCGCTAAAGGGGTCAAGTCTCTTGGGGATAGCTTGGGCAAATTGTTGGTTTATTTGCTTACAGAAGTAGTTGGCAAAAGTCTTGGTTTAATCGGCAAAGGCATTCTTCAGGGAATAGGAAGTAGAATGAAAAATTAA
- the grxD gene encoding Grx4 family monothiol glutaredoxin has protein sequence MTPELKQRIEDIVKSDRIVVFMKGTKLMPQCGFSNNVVQILNTIGVPFQTFDVLSDYDIRQGIKEYSNWPTIPQVYVNGEFIGGSDIMIEMYQTGELQQMIEVALAS, from the coding sequence ATGACTCCTGAATTAAAACAACGTATTGAAGATATTGTTAAGAGCGATCGCATCGTGGTATTTATGAAAGGCACAAAATTAATGCCCCAATGTGGTTTTTCTAATAATGTAGTCCAAATATTAAATACTATCGGTGTTCCTTTTCAAACATTTGATGTATTATCTGATTATGATATTCGTCAGGGAATTAAAGAATATTCCAACTGGCCTACCATACCCCAAGTATATGTTAATGGTGAATTTATCGGCGGTAGTGACATCATGATTGAAATGTATCAAACTGGTGAGCTACAGCAAATGATTGAAGTTGCTTTAGCATCATAG